Proteins encoded within one genomic window of Psilocybe cubensis strain MGC-MH-2018 chromosome 2, whole genome shotgun sequence:
- a CDS encoding Lactose permease yields MAGGPAVASDGAGYRQFITDTRPWYKNKRIIALNLCICLLLITSSTNGYDGSMMSGYILSSFEVEYSSVTAWEDEFHTPHGGKNIGSLAAYPFAPYFADGFGRRPTIFFGACIMVAATILQTAAHSFGMFIGARFLIGFGLTFAAAAAPLLVTEIAYPTQRAQATSMYNTLWYLGSIIAAWTTFGTFRINNNWAWRIPSALQGLPSVLQIFLIWLVPESPRFLVSKGREAEALKTLAYYHANSNQNDPLVQYEFEEIKAAIAFDRDVAANVGWLSLFKSAGNRRRMRIIIAIAFFSQWSGNGLVSYYLNKVFISIGITDNSTQLLINGILNIWNFIIAIGAGFLCERVGRRRLFMTSTIGMLIFWTLQSVCLAFTPLIVSYTVEILPYSLRAKGFTIFNFSISLSLIFNQYVNPIALAHLGWKYYMVYVAWIAFEVVFCYFFIIETKGLSLEETAALFDGDETVNMITGTAHVGTTGEKDIDNDSNEKISDTRIE; encoded by the exons ATGGCTGGTGGTCCCGCTGTTGCATCGGATGGCGCTGGCTATAGGCAGTTTATTACAGATACTCGGCCATGGTACAAGAACAAAC GCATTATTGCCCTTAATTTATGCATCTGCTTGCT ACTCATCACATCGTCGACGAACGGTTACGATG GTAGTATGATGAGTGGGTATATCCTTTCGTCATTTGAAGTGGAGTACTCA AGTGTCACGGCTTGGGAAGATGAATTCCACACCCCGCATGGAGGCAAA AACATCGGGTCTCTCGCCGCATACCCCTTCGCTCCATACTTCGCTGATGGCTTTGGTCGTCGCCCAACCATTTTCTTCGGAGCATGTATCATGGTAGCCGCTACCATTCTGCAAACGGCGGCACACTCCTTCGGAATGTTTATCGGTGCACG ATTCCTCATTGGCTTTGGTCTCACATTCGCCGCAGCAGCTGCCCCTCTTCTCGTCACGGAAATCGCATATCCAACTCAACGTGCTCAGGCGACCTCCATGTACAACACACTCTG GTATCTCGGAAGTATAAT TGCGGCGTGGACA ACCTTTGGCACGTTCCGCATCAACAACAACTGGGCATGGCGCATTCCCTCCGCTTTGCAAGGCTTGCCGTCGGTTCTCCAAATTTTCCTCATTTGGCTGGTCCCCGAGTCTCCTCGTTTCCTCGTCAGCAAAGGACG TGAAGCCGAGGCACTTAAGACTTTGGCGTATTACCACGCAAATAGCAACCA AAATGACCCGCTCGTCCAATACGAGTTCGAGGAGATCAAAGCTGCCATTGCCTTCGATCGAGATGTTGCCGCTAACGTCGGATGGCTTTCTTTGTTCAAGTCTGCGGGTAACCGCCGCCGTATGCGCATTATTATTGCCATCGCTTTCTTCTCACAGTGGTCTGGCAACGGTCTGGT ATCTTACT ACCTCAACAAGGTTTTCATCAGTATTGGAA TCACCGACAACAGTACCCAGCTTCTCATC AATGGTATCTTGAACATCTGGAACTTTATCATCGCCATCGGTGCCGGATTCTTGTGTGAGAGAGTTGGACGCAGACGCCTGTTCATGACATCGACTATCGGCATGTTGATCTTCTGGACTCTCCAATCTGTCTGC CTTGCCTTCACCCCTCTTATTGTATC ATACACCGTTGAAATTCTACCTTACTCGCTCCGTGCTAAAGGATTCACCATTTTCAACTTCTCAATTTCGTTGTCTCTCATCTTCAACCA ATACGTCAACCCAATTGCTCTTGCACACCTCGGCTGGAAGTACTAT ATGGTGTACGTTGCCTGGATTGCATTCGAAGTCGTATTCTGCTACTTCTTCATCATTGAAACCAAAGGG CTCAGTCTTGAGGAAACTGCTGC ACTATTCGACGGCGACGAAACTGTCAATATGATCACCGGAACAGCTCATGTTGGAACAACCGGAGAGAAGGACATTGACAACGACAGCAACGAGAAGATCTCTGACACTCGAATTGAGTGA